From one Nothobranchius furzeri strain GRZ-AD chromosome 2, NfurGRZ-RIMD1, whole genome shotgun sequence genomic stretch:
- the LOC107378150 gene encoding cholesterol 24-hydroxylase isoform X1, which yields MLERPAIRYPAGGLTKMAVLHLLLSFGVKAVLILMFLLFISFLGYCFYIKYIHMKYEHIPGPPRGSFFLGHSPTFLRIMKNDGLIHDKLLEWAETYGPVYRLNVLHYVFLCVTCPEATKEILMSSKYPKDEFVYTRLQTLFGQRLFGNGLVTTRDHNQWYKQRRIMDPAFSSLYLRGLIGTFNDRAEKLMDKLGDAADNETEAFMLKLFNCVTLDVIAKVAFGMDLDPLSNSSPFPKAIEICLNALVYQIRDFTFEYNPKNRRFIKEAREACRLLRKTGAEVIQKRKTAMQNDEDVPKDILTQIIKTAATENMTEEDEEFMLDNYVTFFIAGQETTANQLAFCVMELARHPEILEKVRTEVDDVIGMKQDISYEDLGKLSYLSQVLKETLRLYSTSPGISRQIEEDMVIDGIRIPGGVPCMFSSYAVGRMERFFKDPLKFDPDRFHPDAPKPYYCYYPFALGPRSCLGQNFAQMESKVVMAKLIQRFEFSLIPGQTFDIEDTGMLRPKSGVVCSIRHRM from the exons ATGTTAGAACGGCCTGCTATACGTTACCCTGCAGGAGGACTCACCAAAATGGCAGTTCTTCACCTACTCTTGAGTTTCGGAGTAAAAGCTGTTTTAATTCTAATGtttcttctttttatttcatttctcgGTTACTGCTTTTATATTAAATACATCCACATGAAATATGAGCACATACCCGGACCACCGAGGGGAAG TTTCTTTTTGGGACATTCACCGACGTTTCTGAGGATAATGAAAAATGACGGACTCATACACGACAAGCTGTTGGAATG GGCTGAGACATACGGGCCGGTTTACAGACTGAATGTCCTGCATTATGTTTTCCTGTGTGTGACCTGTCCAGAAGCTACAAAG GAAATCCTGATGTCATCAAAGTACCCCAAGGATGAGTTTGTCTACACAAGACTCCAAACACTTTTTGGTCAAAG GCTTTTTGGCAATGGCCTGGTAACAACACGAGATCATAATCAGTGGTATAAACAACGCCGGATCATGGACCCTGCTTTCAGCAGCCT GTATCTGAGAGGTCTAATTGGGACCTTCAATGATCGAGCAGAGAAACTGATGGATAAGCTCGGGGATGCTGCTGATAACGAGACAGAAGCCTTCATGCTCAAACTGTTCAACTGTGTCACTCTAGATGTGATTGCAAAG GTTGCATTTGGTATGGATTTGGACCCCCTGTCGAATAGTTCACCTTTCCCCAAGGCCATAGAGATCTGCCTAAACGCTCTGGTGTACCAAATAAGAGACTTTACCTTTGAG TACAATCCAAAGAACAGACGGTTCATTAAGGAGGCGAGGGAAGCATGCCGCCTCCTGAGAAAAACAGGGGCTGAAGTTATCCAGAAGAGAAAGACTGCCATGCAGAATGATGAAGATGTCCCAAAGGACATCCTCACACAGATCATCAAAACCGCTGCAACAG AAAACATGACTGAAGAAGACGAGGAGTTTATGTTGGACAATTATGTGACATTCTTCATTGCTG GCCAAGAAACAACCGCTAATCAGCTAGCGTTCTGCGTCATGGAACTTGCAAGACATCCTGAAATACTGGAGAA AGTAAGAACAGAAGTGGATGATGTCATTGGTATGAAACAAGACATAAGTTATGAAGATCTTGGAAAACTGAGCTACCTCTCACAG GTACTAAAGGAGACTCTGAGACTCTATTCAACGTCTCCAGGCATATCTCGTCAGATTGAGGAGGACATGGTGATTGATGGTATCCGCATCCCGGGAGGAGTGCCCTGCATG TTTAGTTCTTATGCAGTTGGGAGGATGGAAAGATTTTTTAAGGACCCACTGAAGTTTGATCCAGACAGATTTCACCCAGATGCTCCAAA gcCCTACTACTGTTACTACCCGTTTGCCCTGGGACCACGCTCATGCTTGGGGCAAAACTTTGCTCAG